In the Candidatus Protochlamydia phocaeensis genome, CATCACGGGCTCAAGTTCTTCTATCAACTCTGCAATATTGCTTTCTTCATTTTTTAAGGGAATAACGACGGAATAGCGGATAGTCATAAGATCGCCTTATTTAAGTACCTTATTTGAGTAATTGTGCTTTGATCCAATTGGTGCCGGCTTGAAAAATATAAGGAGGCGTGCCATGGCCTTTGAAACCAATGGAAGGGTATATATTTAGCTCTACCGAAGGGGAGCGGATTCCTTTGGCAAAAGCCGACTCTGTCAGCTCTCGAATAAAAGTATAGCAGGCATCGGTTCCCACGCGGACATCGCGATTGCCAATATAAAAACGCAAATGGGCATGAGTTAATCGATCCGCTATCTGGATTAAATCAATCTGTTCAATTTGTTGAAGGGGGAGGGGTTTGAATTCTTCTACCAGTGAGGCAGTTGTAAAGGGAGCAAAGCCTAGCACTGTTTTAATCCGGGCGTCTTGTGCGGCCAAATGGGTGGCGATTAATCCACCTCTAGAGATGCCTGCAACAGCTAAGCGGGCAGGATCAATCCAGCCCTGTTCGATTAAATATTGAAGGTTCTGTTGGCAGATATGAATAAAATCAGAAATAAAAAAGGGGTTTTCAGCTAGAGCGGAAGCCCAGTGGCGGATCGCCTCATTCGGGTCTAAATGGATTCCGTGATAAGGAAGATCCCAGGAAAACACGCGGATGTCATTTTCTATTAAAGGAGCTACGGGTTGGTTAAAGGGATCTTCATGCAAGGTTGTAAAAGCAGATAAAGCAAAATAAAGGAGCGCGGGCTTAGAGCCGTTTGAGAGGTCAGAGCCTTGATAATAAATGTCTGTTCCAAAGGGGGTAGAAATGATCGAAGGCGAAAGATTAACCATGCGCAGATTCTCTTTGAGCAGCGTGTGGATGCTTATGAATCGGACCATGATGATGTTTGCGCTCGCCGTGCTTTAAGAATTGACGATACTGATTCCTAATCGATATATACGTGTCAACGAGCTTCTCATTGACCAAAGCGCGCAGTTTGAAAAATTTAAGGGCTAGCGCAAAATCTTTATGCCGGAAAAGCTTTTCTCGATAATGCCGCTTTCCAGACAAGGGGGTAAGTCGATATTGAGACACTAAAAGGGATAGCATAGTAGAGGTGATGCGGCGAGGAAAATGCGAAAAAGATTGGATCAGCACTTCTTTGATGATAGAAGAGGCCACAAGGGTAATCTCTCCAATATGGGGGACTTGCTTTTTGCTGAGATACTGCCTATCCAGCTCGCGCTCCAGGATGGGGAATATCAAGCAGGCTGTCAAAACCGAGCGGTCTAGTACATTTTTGCCTTTATGCTGGTAAAGCTGGTCAGCGCAAGTTAAATAATGAAAAATTGTCTTGCCCTGAGGAGTCCGCAAAAACTGCGTTAAAACAGGGAAAAGGATATTGAGCAAGCTATATTCAGCTAAAAGCCGTATAAAAGGAGCCGATGCCCCTGATTCAAGCATTCTCAAAAGTTCTTCCAATATGCGGGCTGGCGAACTTTTTGTAATCTCTCCGCGGCAGGCATGAATGGCCGCTTCCGTTGCCGGATCTATTTTAAAAGCAAAGCGTGCGTGGAATTTAAGCAAGCGCAGCAAGCGCACGGGGTCTTGCTTAAAGCGGATCTGCGGTTCTCCAATGGCTCTTAAAACATTTTGCTGAACATCTTCCCATCCGTCCACATAATCAATAATGGAATGATTGGATGAATCATAGAATAAGCCATTGATGGTAAAATCCCGGCGCAAAACATCTTCTTCCGGATTTCCCCATTCGTTATCCTGAGTGATCAATCCGCTGGCATTTTCCCCGGTGCGGAAAGTGGAAACTTCGATAATTTTGTGACCAAAACGGATATGGGCTAGGCGGAAACGCCTTCCAATAAGAATGCATTGGCGTTGAAAAATTGCTTTGATCTGTTCCGGACGGGCTGATGTTGAAATATCGAAGTCCTTAGGAACTTTTTTGATTAGAAGATCCCTTACGCTGCCTCCTACTAGATAAGCGATAAATCCAGCTTGGCGAAGTCTTTCTAATACGTAAAGCGCATCGAGATCAATTAAGGTTGGATCAATTCCATGGTCCTTAGCAAAGTAAATCTTAGGTTGCACGAACAACTAGCTCCTGGGAGAATTAAAAACAGCACAGAAATGATGGAATCATGGCTTGATGATCGTTATCAGAAGATATGGCCGTTTTGGTGAGATGTGTTCTAAATTTATAAAAGTCAATATTTTAGTACTCTTACTCTAATAAGAAAAATATTAGAAAGCTTTAAAAATGTCAATGATTATTCTTATAGGGAAATTGAATGAATTTTAATACCCACTTTTAGAGGATGGATTAAAACCGCTAATGGTCTAAATTTGAGTGCTTTTTCTAGCAGGAAACTAAGATGGAAAGCCCTATTCACCCCATAATTGTCCCTTTACAATATCGTTTAGTTTTGTGATTTAATAATGAAGATTTTATTTTTTGTGATATAATATAATTAAGGGTATTTAAAATTTTAAATTTAATTAAAACTGCTGTTTGAGAGTTTTTATTTAAGCTTTTTCCGACTAATAGAATGTAAACTAAAAATAAAGCGGGAAAAAAGACGGAAATTGCTTGCTTCTGCCTTATCAAAACAGGTATTTTTGACATCTCCTTAATTTTTAGCTCCAGCTATTGAGAGTTCTTCTTTGTAAAGCAAAGACATGCGGCTAAGAAGATAGCCTCAAATTTATGTTAAATAGCTCGAGTGTCTTATCAAATTAAAAAACTTCAACGAGGCAAGCTTAATAGGCCTGCAGCAACAAGAAAATGAAAAATGATTTTAAAATCATTCTCAGGAATTTAGGATAAAGATGATAAATGGAAGACCTCTCAAAGTATTTGGAACAGATGGAGTAAGAGGGCGAGCTAATAAAGCTCCCATGGTTCCTGAAATTGCTCTGGCATTAGGCCGAGCGGCTGGTAAACTTCTGCGCGCCCGTGACGGCAAAGCGCGGGTCGTAATAGGAAAAGACACGCGCCTTTCTTGCTATGTTTTTGAGAACGCTCTCATAGCCGGTCTATGTTCCATGGGGGTCGATACCTTGATGGTCGGGCCTTTGCCTACGCCAGGAGTAGCCTTTATTACACGGGCTTATCGGGCAGATGCCGGAATTGTGATTTCCGCTTCGCATAATCCTTATTATGACAATGGCATCAAATTTTTCAATTCTGAAGGATTTAAGCTGCCGGATGCGTGGGAAGCGGAAATGGAGGCAATGATCGCTAAAAATGATTTTCAGGACAGCCTTCCGGATGATGATGATATCGGCAAGAATCATAAAATTATTGACGCGGATGGGCGCTATATTGAGTTTGTCAAAGCGACATTTCCCCGCGGCCTTTCATTAAAACATCTCAAGGTCGTATTGGATTGTGCGAATGGGGCCGGCTATAAGGTCGCTCCGCTAGTTTTCCGAGAATTAGACGCCGAAGTCTTTACTTATGGTGTGAATCCTAACGGTGTCAATATCAATCATGGCTGTGGATCGATGCATCCTGAAACGGTCCAAAAAGGGGTAATTGATCATCGGGCGGATGTTGGAATTGCCTTAGATGGCGATGCCGACCGTGTTGTGATGATAGATGAAAATGCGCAAATTGTGGATGGCGATACGATGCTGGCTATTTGCGCAAGGGATATGCTTAAGCGCAAGCTCCTCAAGAATAACCGTGTTGTGAGCACGGTCATGAGTAATTTGGGATTTATCAGGGCCATGGAAAATTTAGGCATAGAGGTCATTAAGTCCCAAGTAGGGGACCGCTATGTTATCCAAGAAATGTTAAAATACGATTCCAATCTAGGCGGAGAGCAAAGCGGGCATATTATCTTTTTAGACCATAATACGACAGGCGATGGGCTGGTTTGTGCATTGCAAGTGCTGCGCATTATGATAGAAACGGATTCTAAACTTTCGGATTTAGCTTCCTTTGTACAGCGCTATCCTCAAACGTGCATTAATGTAAAAGTCGCATCTAAGCCTCCCCTTGAAACATTAGACCGTTTAAAATCGACTACTGAGCAAGTCGAGCAGACGCTAGGCAATACAGGGCGCGTTCTTGTTCGCTATTCTGGAACGGAAAATATTTGCCGGGTCATGGTGGAAGGGATGAAATACAAGCAAGTCATTCAATTAGCTAATTTGCTTGCAAATGTCGTTCGCGAAGAAATAGGGGAGTAACAGGGGTAAAGGTGGCTTATGTGTGGAATTTTCGGTTATGTGGGGTCTAAAGATCCTGTTAAAACAGTCATAGAAGGGCTGAAAAAGCTTGAATATCGCGGATACGATTCAGCAGGAATTGCGGGAATAGAGGATGGCAAAATTGTCTATTGCAAAGAAGTCGGGAAGGTGTCCATTTTAGAGCAAGAGGTCAAAAAGCAGGATTTCCATCTTGATTTAGCGATTGCGCAGACTCGTTGGGCGACGCATGGAAAAGTGACAAGAGTGAATGCGCATCCGCATTTCGATAGTCAGCATTCTTTAGCGCTTGTCCACAATGGAATTATCGAAAATCATGAGGCGTTGAGAAAGCAATTAAAAGAAAAGGGAATCAATTTTGTTTCAGACACAGATACAGAAGTGATCGCTCATTTAATTGCTAGCTATTATGAAGGAGATATTCTGCAGGCAGTACAAAAAGCTAGCGGGCAATTAAAAGGGGCTTATGCCGTAGCCCTTATTCATCGAGATTTTCCAAATCAAATTGTTGCCATCGCCCATGAATGTCCTTTAGTTATCGGAATAGGCGCCAACGAAGCGTTTGTGTCTTCGGATCCCAATGCTTTCGCTTTCTATACTCGCCAAGCCATTTATTTATCTAATTCTGAAATCGCCATTATCAAAGCCGATAGCCAGCAGATTTATAATGCCGACCAGCAAATTACCAAAGAAAGCCATTTATTAGATACCGATCTTGACAGTATATCCAAAGGCAGATTTGAGCATTATACGTTAAAAGAAATCCACGAACAGCCTCAGGCGATCCGAAATGCTCTTTTATCGCGTTTTTTGCCGGAATATGGAACAGCGTTGTTCGAAGAGCTTAATTTTAATGCAATGGATCTTCTCACAGTAGAAAGGATTTTGATTTTGGCTTGCGGGACTTCTTGGCATGCCGGATATGTCGCCGCTTATATGCTTGAAGATAAAGCCCGCATTCCCGTTCAAGTAGAAATTTCTTCTGAATTCCGCTATAAAAATCCATTAGTTCCCCCAGGAACATTTGTGATTGCCATTAGTCAATCGGGGGAAACTGCCGACACGATCGCCGCGATGCGAGAGGTCAAAGCGAAGGGAGCTCGTGTCTTAGCTCTATGCAATGTTCAAAGCTCGACATTGGCGCGCGAAGCGGATAGCACGATTTTTCTAAAGGCAGGAGCAGAAATTGGCGTTTGCTCAACAAAAGCTTTTACTAGCCAAGTCGTCGTTCTGGCTCTTTTTACTCTTTTAATGGCTCGCATGCGTCATATGAGCAAAGCAGAAGGGCAAGAGTTTCTGAATGCATTGCTCAAACTCCCTGATCAAGTACAAGCGGTTTTGGATCAGTCGGAACGGATTGAGGCGCTCGCTAAAAAATATGCCCACTATGATAATTTCTTTTATCTAGGACGGCGTTATATGTATCCGACTAGTCTGGAAGGGGCCCTCAAATTAAAAGAAATTTCTTATATCAATGCCAATGGCTACCCAGCTGGGGAAATTAAACATGGCCCCATTGCCCTTATTAATGAAAATTGCCCGGCAGTTGCCCTATGCGCTAATCAAATGACGTATGAGAAATTACTGAGCAATTTAATGGAAATTAAAGCGCGCAATGGAAAAATTATTGCCATCTCGGAAGAAGACAATGGGAGTTTAGAAGAGATCGTCGATGATATCATCTACGTGCCGCGGACGATCGATGAATTAGCTGCCATTCCGACGACGGTAGTCAACCAGCTTCTGGCTTATTACATTGCAAAGGAGCGTGGAGCGGATATTGATCAGCCTCGCAACTTGGCAAAATCCGTTACAGTTGAATAAGGCCTTTTATTTAACAGCTGAATAGATCTATCTAGGCCTGCTAAATTTTAAAACGGTCTTTGCTATTTTGGATTGAAATAGGTTTTCTTTTTCAAAGTATACCCCTCTTTTTAAAAGAGGGTAGCTAACTTTAAGTTGTTAGGAATCAGCTTATCCGATAGGATGCTCAAAACATTTATTAAATAACCAAACAAACGTTGCACATACACATGGATCAACACAAAGGCAGTATTTTAGGCGGATCTTTATTAGTTGCTGGAACTTCGATCGGAGGAGGAATGCTTGCCCTTCCCGTTTTAACAAGTTTGGCAGGCTTTTTACCCTCTCTCGTTATTTATTTGGGATGCTGGCTCTTTATGGCTAGTACGGGTTTATTATTTTTAGAGATTTCTCAATGGTTAAAAGGGGAATCCAATATTGTTTCCATGGCGGAAAGAACGCTGGGAAAAGCAGGCAAGTATTCAGCTTGGATGGTTTATTTATTTCTTTTTTATTGCTTGACGATTGCCTATATGGTCGGTTGTGGAAATATTGTCGTTGAGCTTTCCCAATTCGCTATTCCTGATTGGCTAGGACCTTTATTATTTGTTTTGTTTTTTGCTCCTCTTATTCTTATCCCGACCGCATGGGCAAGCCGTTTAAATATTTGGTTGGTTGCCGGCCTCGCCCTATCTTATTTTGGTTTTGTCTTGCTGGGCATGCGCTACGTGCAAGTAGACTTTTTGAAGCAGTACAATTGGTCTTATTCTCTCATGGTCCTTCCCATCGCTTTTACCTCTTTTGCCTATCAAGGGATTATTCCCACGCTTGCCAGTTACATGCATCATGACGCTCCACGTATTCGCAAGTCTATTTTAATCGGCAGTTTTATTCCTTTTATTGCCTATGTGATTTGGGAATGGTTGATTTTAGGGATTGTCCCCACTCAAGGTCCTGGTGGTTTAGCTGAAGCTTTGAAAAATGGAGATAATGCTGTCTATCCTCTTAAAAATTTTCTGCATAATTCCTTTGTCTATTATCTGGGACAATCCTTCGCCTTTTTTGCCCTCGTCACGTCCTTTTTAGGGGTAACGCTTGGACTGAGGGATTTTTTGGCAGATGGTCTGGGAATTAAAAAGACTGGCCAAGGCAAAGCGCTTTTGGCTGCGTTAATTTTTATTTTTCCCCTTATTATTTCCATCAGTTATCCGCATATTTTCTTAGTTGCCCTCGATTATGCCGGCGGCTTTGGCTGCGCTTTCTTACTCGGTCTTTTGCCCATTATGATGGCATGGATTGGACGGTATCATTTTCATTGGGAAACTCAGCCTCAATTGCCAGGCGGAAAACCGGTCTTGATTGTATTGGGTCTTTTTGTTCTTTTTGAGCTATGCAATGAGAGCCGACATGTCTTAGAGCGGCTATTTTCTTAGAAGGGATAGTAAAACTCAAATTTTGAGCATTAGCAGCTTAAGAAATTCTCCTGAGATATAAAAAAACCCGAGACAGAACAGTTAATTGTCTGGCTCGGGTTAATAATGGGGCTTAATATCCCCCATCCCTCTCAAAAGAGAGCGGTAAGTCTAAAAGTTTTAATTATTTTAACTTAAAGACTTTTATCTAAAGTTGAAATAGACGCCGGTTCCAAGGCCGTTATCGCCATCATCGTAGTAGTATTGGCTATAAGGATAATAGTTATCATAATACGAATTGTCGTAATAATAGGAAGGGTAACCGTAGTCAGAGTAACTACTGTAATAGGGGTAACCAAAACCTACGCCGTAGTAATTGCCATAGTAGTTATTGTCCCATCCACGATGGCCCCAATCGCCGTGATGGCCCCAGTCTCCATGATGGCCCCAATCGCCGTGGCCGCCACCCCATCCACCGTGACCGCCCCAACCGCCATGTCCACCACCGAAGTGCGCTCCACCGCCATGTCCGCCACCGCCGTGTCCGCCACCGCCGTGTCCGCCATGGTCAGCATAAGCTGAATTAAAGCCAAATGGTAACAAGAAAAGCGCTAAGAAGAACGAACCGGCAATAAATGATTTTAATGCACGATACATACAACCTCCTTATAAAATAAGTAACCACTCGCTTTCCTAGGCAACAAGTCCATTTGCTAGCTGTCTAACGAAAGCCTACAGCAAACAAATGCAAGAGAAGTGCCAATTGCTCATGCTGAAGTTACTTACAAACTTCAACCGCACTTCCTGTGCTACCGAAAGGAGTGGTTACAAGCGCTTCACATGTTTATGAGGGGCGAATGGGGGTAGATCTAAAATTATCCGAACATCCTGCAAGCTCAAGCCTAAACTAAAGCTCACAATCGCATGACTTAGATCTACCCTCTTTCGCCTCCCAAACATGTGGTATACTGTTTAGAACTTGTTTAATCTCTTTCAACCTCCTCAATTCTTATTATAGGTAATTAAAGCAAGAAATGTCAAATTAAAAATTAAATAATTTGTTTTGTTTGTTTATTTTACGAGTGAAATTTGTAATAAAAATATTTTTTATTCGATTTATTAATTAATAAAAAGCTTAGGAGATTTTCTTAAAACTGCAGATGGCCTAGATGGAGGACTTTTCCCTAGGAATCACTTTGTTTCTTAGACAAAAAGAACTCAGATTCAAGCTATTAGAAAATTTTTTTTAACAATCTACTGGAGGGAAATGATTTCATATTGGTTTTAGATACTTTTTAAGCATAATTTCTAGATCTTTAATTTTAATTGGCTTGCAAATGTAGTCATCTATCCCGGCAGCTAAGTATCGTTCCTTATCGCCGGGTAAAGCATTTGCAGTAAGAGCAATGATAGGCGTATGTTTATCTTCTTCCTCTAATTTGCGAATTTCTTCAGTGGCTTTTAATCCATCTAGTTCTGGCATTTGAATGTCCATAAAA is a window encoding:
- a CDS encoding alpha/beta hydrolase family protein — translated: MVNLSPSIISTPFGTDIYYQGSDLSNGSKPALLYFALSAFTTLHEDPFNQPVAPLIENDIRVFSWDLPYHGIHLDPNEAIRHWASALAENPFFISDFIHICQQNLQYLIEQGWIDPARLAVAGISRGGLIATHLAAQDARIKTVLGFAPFTTASLVEEFKPLPLQQIEQIDLIQIADRLTHAHLRFYIGNRDVRVGTDACYTFIRELTESAFAKGIRSPSVELNIYPSIGFKGHGTPPYIFQAGTNWIKAQLLK
- the pcnB gene encoding polynucleotide adenylyltransferase PcnB, whose protein sequence is MQPKIYFAKDHGIDPTLIDLDALYVLERLRQAGFIAYLVGGSVRDLLIKKVPKDFDISTSARPEQIKAIFQRQCILIGRRFRLAHIRFGHKIIEVSTFRTGENASGLITQDNEWGNPEEDVLRRDFTINGLFYDSSNHSIIDYVDGWEDVQQNVLRAIGEPQIRFKQDPVRLLRLLKFHARFAFKIDPATEAAIHACRGEITKSSPARILEELLRMLESGASAPFIRLLAEYSLLNILFPVLTQFLRTPQGKTIFHYLTCADQLYQHKGKNVLDRSVLTACLIFPILERELDRQYLSKKQVPHIGEITLVASSIIKEVLIQSFSHFPRRITSTMLSLLVSQYRLTPLSGKRHYREKLFRHKDFALALKFFKLRALVNEKLVDTYISIRNQYRQFLKHGERKHHHGPIHKHPHAAQRESAHG
- the glmM gene encoding phosphoglucosamine mutase, which produces MINGRPLKVFGTDGVRGRANKAPMVPEIALALGRAAGKLLRARDGKARVVIGKDTRLSCYVFENALIAGLCSMGVDTLMVGPLPTPGVAFITRAYRADAGIVISASHNPYYDNGIKFFNSEGFKLPDAWEAEMEAMIAKNDFQDSLPDDDDIGKNHKIIDADGRYIEFVKATFPRGLSLKHLKVVLDCANGAGYKVAPLVFRELDAEVFTYGVNPNGVNINHGCGSMHPETVQKGVIDHRADVGIALDGDADRVVMIDENAQIVDGDTMLAICARDMLKRKLLKNNRVVSTVMSNLGFIRAMENLGIEVIKSQVGDRYVIQEMLKYDSNLGGEQSGHIIFLDHNTTGDGLVCALQVLRIMIETDSKLSDLASFVQRYPQTCINVKVASKPPLETLDRLKSTTEQVEQTLGNTGRVLVRYSGTENICRVMVEGMKYKQVIQLANLLANVVREEIGE
- the glmS gene encoding glutamine--fructose-6-phosphate transaminase (isomerizing), yielding MCGIFGYVGSKDPVKTVIEGLKKLEYRGYDSAGIAGIEDGKIVYCKEVGKVSILEQEVKKQDFHLDLAIAQTRWATHGKVTRVNAHPHFDSQHSLALVHNGIIENHEALRKQLKEKGINFVSDTDTEVIAHLIASYYEGDILQAVQKASGQLKGAYAVALIHRDFPNQIVAIAHECPLVIGIGANEAFVSSDPNAFAFYTRQAIYLSNSEIAIIKADSQQIYNADQQITKESHLLDTDLDSISKGRFEHYTLKEIHEQPQAIRNALLSRFLPEYGTALFEELNFNAMDLLTVERILILACGTSWHAGYVAAYMLEDKARIPVQVEISSEFRYKNPLVPPGTFVIAISQSGETADTIAAMREVKAKGARVLALCNVQSSTLAREADSTIFLKAGAEIGVCSTKAFTSQVVVLALFTLLMARMRHMSKAEGQEFLNALLKLPDQVQAVLDQSERIEALAKKYAHYDNFFYLGRRYMYPTSLEGALKLKEISYINANGYPAGEIKHGPIALINENCPAVALCANQMTYEKLLSNLMEIKARNGKIIAISEEDNGSLEEIVDDIIYVPRTIDELAAIPTTVVNQLLAYYIAKERGADIDQPRNLAKSVTVE
- a CDS encoding amino acid permease, yielding MDQHKGSILGGSLLVAGTSIGGGMLALPVLTSLAGFLPSLVIYLGCWLFMASTGLLFLEISQWLKGESNIVSMAERTLGKAGKYSAWMVYLFLFYCLTIAYMVGCGNIVVELSQFAIPDWLGPLLFVLFFAPLILIPTAWASRLNIWLVAGLALSYFGFVLLGMRYVQVDFLKQYNWSYSLMVLPIAFTSFAYQGIIPTLASYMHHDAPRIRKSILIGSFIPFIAYVIWEWLILGIVPTQGPGGLAEALKNGDNAVYPLKNFLHNSFVYYLGQSFAFFALVTSFLGVTLGLRDFLADGLGIKKTGQGKALLAALIFIFPLIISISYPHIFLVALDYAGGFGCAFLLGLLPIMMAWIGRYHFHWETQPQLPGGKPVLIVLGLFVLFELCNESRHVLERLFS
- a CDS encoding response regulator — translated: MEKITCKFNAFILVVDDYIINQEMTKEILEIMNCTVDVAVNGKEAIIAYQQNAYDIIFMDIQMPELDGLKATEEIRKLEEEDKHTPIIALTANALPGDKERYLAAGIDDYICKPIKIKDLEIMLKKYLKPI